The genomic stretch TGATGATAGTGAACAGACATATTTAAATGAAGTGTTTCATCTTTTGAAAAAGTATGATCTTGCGGATGAAAGTGAAAGAGAGAAACGAAACGGTAAATTGAGTGATTTAGTGAAATAAGAGTGATGATAGCAAAAAACACTTGGCATCGTCACCAAGTGTTTTTTCGTTTAA from Bacillus sp. E(2018) encodes the following:
- a CDS encoding group-specific protein is translated as MGKCTIDHTLEDVKQKLAEQSAFMPRELVMEVGDSLSDDSEQTYLNEVFHLLKKYDLADESEREKRNGKLSDLVK